In a genomic window of Kineococcus endophyticus:
- the rpsI gene encoding 30S ribosomal protein S9: MTETDEFDGTYTSESSAPATGGNSIIAPGGATGRRKEAVARVRIVPGSGQWKINGRELDDYFPNKVHQQLVNEPFRVTALEGSFDVIARIHGGGSSGQAGALRLGVARALNAVDLEANRPALKKAGFLTRDPRAIERKKAGLKKARKAPQFSKR; encoded by the coding sequence ATCACCGAGACCGACGAGTTCGACGGGACCTACACGTCCGAGTCGTCCGCGCCGGCCACCGGCGGCAACAGCATCATCGCCCCCGGCGGGGCCACCGGCCGCCGCAAGGAGGCCGTCGCCCGCGTCCGCATCGTCCCCGGCTCCGGCCAGTGGAAGATCAACGGCCGCGAGCTGGACGACTACTTCCCGAACAAGGTGCACCAGCAGCTCGTCAACGAGCCGTTCCGCGTCACCGCGCTCGAGGGCTCGTTCGACGTCATCGCCCGCATCCACGGCGGTGGCTCGTCCGGCCAGGCCGGCGCCCTGCGCCTCGGCGTGGCCCGCGCGCTCAACGCGGTGGACCTCGAGGCCAACCGCCCGGCGCTGAAGAAGGCCGGGTTCCTGACCCGCGACCCGCGCGCCATCGAGCGCAAGAAGGCCGGTCTGAAGAAGGCCCGCAAGGCGCCGCAGTTCAGCAAGCGCTGA
- the glmS gene encoding glutamine--fructose-6-phosphate transaminase (isomerizing): MCGIVGYVGSPQRGDGAGVEVVLEGLRRLEYRGYDSAGIAVVTPDGVRTRKKAGKLANLVEQLQADPLPAATTAIGHTRWATHGGPTDANAHPHVGVGGRVAVIHNGIVENFATLRAELLEAGVEFTSETDTEVVAHLLARACEPADGPLDLAAAMRAVCARLEGAFTLLAVHADAPGTIVGARRNSPLVVGLGDGANYLGSDVAAFIASTRDALELGQDQVVTITPDSVVVTGFDGSPAQGRRFHVDWDAAAAEKGGFPSFMAKEIHDQPQAIADTLLGRVDANGRLQLDEMNISEAELRTIDKIVVIACGTAAYAGQVAKYAIEHWCRIPVEVELAHEFRYRDPVVSERTLVVAISQSGETMDTIMAVRHAREQGAKVLAICNTNGSTIPRESDAVLYTHAGPEIAVASTKAFLAQITACYLLGLFLAQLRGNKFSDEVAEVLAQLHEIPGQVRQVLDGLEQVREIARYMADTRSVLFLGRHVGYPVAMEGALKLKELAYIHAEGFAAGELKHGPIALVEPGQPVFVVVPSPRGRDSLHSKVVSNIQEVRARGARTLVIAEHGDTAVEPYADVVIRVPRTSTLLSPLLAVVPLQVFACELATAKGLDVDQPRNLAKSVTVE; this comes from the coding sequence ATGTGCGGAATCGTCGGGTACGTGGGGTCCCCCCAGCGCGGGGACGGGGCGGGCGTCGAGGTCGTCCTCGAGGGGCTGCGGCGCCTGGAGTACCGCGGCTACGACTCGGCCGGCATCGCCGTCGTCACGCCCGACGGCGTCCGGACGCGCAAGAAGGCCGGCAAGCTCGCCAACCTCGTCGAGCAGCTGCAGGCCGACCCGCTGCCCGCGGCGACGACGGCCATCGGGCACACCCGCTGGGCGACCCACGGCGGCCCGACCGACGCGAACGCGCACCCGCACGTCGGGGTCGGCGGCCGCGTCGCCGTCATCCACAACGGCATCGTCGAGAACTTCGCGACGCTGCGCGCGGAGCTGCTCGAGGCCGGTGTCGAGTTCACGAGCGAGACCGACACCGAGGTCGTCGCGCACCTGCTCGCCCGGGCCTGCGAGCCGGCGGACGGGCCCCTGGACCTCGCCGCCGCCATGCGCGCCGTCTGCGCCCGGCTCGAGGGTGCGTTCACGCTCCTCGCCGTCCACGCCGACGCACCCGGCACGATCGTCGGCGCCCGCCGGAACTCCCCGCTCGTCGTCGGCCTCGGCGACGGTGCGAACTACCTCGGCTCCGACGTCGCCGCGTTCATCGCCTCGACGCGCGACGCGCTCGAGCTCGGCCAGGACCAGGTCGTCACGATCACCCCCGACAGCGTGGTCGTCACCGGGTTCGACGGGTCGCCCGCGCAGGGTCGCCGGTTCCACGTCGACTGGGACGCCGCGGCCGCCGAGAAGGGGGGTTTCCCGTCCTTCATGGCCAAGGAGATCCACGACCAGCCGCAGGCCATCGCCGACACCCTCCTCGGCCGCGTCGACGCGAACGGGCGGTTGCAGCTGGACGAGATGAACATCTCCGAGGCGGAACTGCGGACGATCGACAAGATCGTCGTCATCGCCTGCGGCACCGCCGCCTACGCGGGCCAGGTCGCGAAGTACGCCATCGAGCACTGGTGCCGGATCCCCGTCGAGGTCGAACTCGCCCACGAGTTCCGCTACCGCGACCCCGTCGTCTCCGAGCGCACGCTCGTCGTCGCGATCTCCCAGTCGGGGGAGACGATGGACACGATCATGGCCGTCCGGCACGCCCGCGAGCAGGGCGCCAAGGTGCTCGCGATCTGCAACACGAACGGGTCGACGATCCCGCGCGAGTCCGACGCGGTGCTCTACACGCACGCGGGCCCCGAGATCGCCGTCGCCTCGACGAAGGCGTTCCTCGCCCAGATCACCGCCTGCTACCTGCTCGGTCTGTTCCTGGCCCAGCTGCGCGGCAACAAGTTCTCCGACGAGGTGGCCGAGGTCCTCGCGCAGCTGCACGAGATCCCGGGTCAGGTCCGCCAGGTCCTCGACGGCCTCGAGCAGGTCCGCGAGATCGCCCGCTACATGGCCGACACCCGCTCGGTGCTGTTCCTCGGCCGGCACGTCGGCTACCCCGTGGCGATGGAGGGGGCGCTGAAGTTGAAGGAACTCGCCTACATCCACGCGGAGGGTTTCGCGGCGGGCGAGCTGAAGCACGGGCCCATCGCCCTCGTCGAACCCGGTCAGCCGGTGTTCGTCGTCGTGCCGAGCCCGCGCGGACGGGACTCGTTGCACTCCAAGGTCGTCTCGAACATCCAGGAGGTCCGCGCGCGCGGGGCGCGGACGCTCGTCATCGCCGAGCACGGCGACACGGCCGTCGAACCGTACGCCGACGTCGTCATCCGCGTGCCCCGGACGTCCACGCTGCTCTCGCCCCTGCTGGCGGTCGTGCCGCTGCAGGTCTTCGCCTGCGAACTGGCGACCGCCAAGGGCCTCGACGTCGACCAGCCGCGCAACCTCGCCAAGTCCGTCACGGTGGAGTGA
- a CDS encoding NAD(P)H-hydrate epimerase, with translation MIPALRTEDVRRTEAAALAALPPGTLMQRAASALAVACADVLRESTGGVTGRTVVVLAGPGDNGGDALFAAARLARRGVAVTALLTADRVHDEALADAHRAGVRSRAWRTGDEDVCAAADLLLDGIAGIGGRGGLRPAFEGLSALDGPAVVAVDLPSGLDADTGAVTGEVLAADLTVTFGTAKPVHLLGPAAALCGRLLVADIGLTDLPAAAVERVEPADVAARWRRPRPSDDKYSRGVVGVVAGGPDYTGAAVLAVEAAVRAGAGMVRYVGPAHPTELVRHARPEVVAGPGRVQAWVLGPGVSPDDPEQQARVREALAGGEPAVVDAGALADLPALGPQHVLTPHAGELARLLGTERSAVEADPLTHARRVHEETGATVLLKGTVTTVVGARVLTAAAAPAWLATAGAGDVLAGILGTALAGLRDPRDPEAVAFAAADAAVLHGRAAALASAGGPLAALDVAQAVPAALTSLPGWDAP, from the coding sequence GTGATCCCCGCGCTCCGCACCGAGGACGTCCGCCGCACCGAGGCCGCCGCCCTGGCGGCCCTGCCCCCGGGCACCCTCATGCAGCGCGCCGCGTCGGCCCTCGCCGTCGCGTGCGCGGACGTCCTGCGCGAGAGCACGGGCGGTGTCACCGGTCGCACGGTCGTCGTGCTGGCCGGGCCGGGGGACAACGGCGGGGACGCGCTGTTCGCCGCGGCCCGGCTCGCCCGCCGCGGCGTCGCCGTCACCGCGCTGCTCACCGCCGACCGCGTGCACGACGAGGCCCTCGCCGACGCGCACCGCGCCGGGGTCCGCAGCCGCGCGTGGCGCACCGGCGACGAGGACGTCTGCGCCGCAGCCGACCTGCTCCTGGACGGCATCGCCGGGATCGGCGGCCGCGGGGGCCTGCGACCCGCGTTCGAGGGCCTGTCCGCGCTCGACGGTCCCGCCGTCGTGGCCGTCGACCTGCCGTCGGGCCTCGACGCCGACACCGGTGCGGTGACGGGGGAGGTGCTCGCCGCCGACCTCACCGTGACGTTCGGCACGGCGAAGCCCGTGCACCTGCTCGGCCCGGCCGCGGCGCTGTGCGGGCGGCTGCTCGTCGCCGACATCGGCCTGACCGACCTGCCCGCGGCGGCCGTCGAACGCGTCGAGCCCGCCGACGTCGCGGCGCGTTGGCGCCGGCCCCGGCCCTCGGACGACAAGTACTCCCGCGGCGTCGTCGGCGTCGTCGCGGGGGGACCGGACTACACCGGGGCGGCCGTCCTCGCCGTCGAGGCCGCCGTCCGCGCGGGCGCCGGGATGGTCCGGTACGTGGGGCCGGCGCACCCGACCGAGCTCGTCCGGCACGCCCGGCCCGAGGTCGTCGCCGGCCCGGGGCGCGTGCAGGCGTGGGTGCTGGGCCCGGGGGTGTCCCCGGACGACCCCGAGCAGCAGGCCCGCGTCCGGGAGGCCCTGGCGGGCGGCGAACCGGCCGTGGTCGACGCCGGGGCGCTCGCGGACCTGCCCGCGCTCGGGCCGCAGCACGTGCTCACCCCGCACGCCGGGGAGCTGGCGCGCCTCCTCGGGACGGAACGGTCCGCCGTGGAGGCCGACCCGCTCACCCACGCCCGCCGCGTCCACGAGGAGACGGGCGCGACCGTCCTGCTCAAGGGGACGGTGACGACCGTCGTCGGCGCCCGGGTCCTCACCGCGGCCGCCGCACCCGCCTGGCTCGCGACCGCGGGTGCCGGGGACGTGCTCGCCGGGATCCTCGGCACCGCGCTCGCGGGTCTGCGCGACCCGCGAGACCCCGAGGCCGTCGCGTTCGCCGCCGCCGACGCCGCCGTCCTGCACGGCCGGGCCGCAGCGCTCGCCTCCGCCGGCGGGCCCCTCGCCGCGCTCGACGTCGCGCAGGCCGTCCCGGCCGCGCTGACGTCGCTGCCGGGGTGGGACGCGCCCTGA
- the coaA gene encoding type I pantothenate kinase: protein MRTAATTNSSATHPSPGPAGSPTPYVVLDRAHWSALRANTPLTLTAEDVARLRGLGDRVDLREVEEVYLPLSRLLTLYDRSAGSLHAATSTFLGEAVQRTPFVIGIAGSVAVGKSTTARVLRELLSHWPETPRVELVTTDGFLLPNAELERRGILHRKGFPESYDRRALLRFLAAVKSGVPEVRAPVYSHLVYDIVPGEEILVRRPDVLIVEGLNVLQPARVRADGTQGVAVSDYFDFSLYVDARSEDVRTWYVDRFLELRRTAFSDPQSYFHRYASFTDDEAVARARGIWNEINGPNLAENVLPTRGRATCVLQKGPDHSVRQVRLRKV, encoded by the coding sequence GTGAGAACGGCCGCGACGACGAACTCCTCCGCGACCCACCCCTCCCCCGGCCCGGCCGGCTCGCCCACCCCGTACGTCGTCCTGGACCGGGCGCACTGGAGCGCGCTGCGGGCCAACACCCCCCTCACGCTCACGGCCGAGGACGTCGCCCGCCTGCGGGGGCTCGGCGACCGCGTCGACCTGCGCGAGGTCGAGGAGGTCTACCTCCCGCTGTCCCGGTTGCTGACGCTGTACGACCGGTCCGCCGGGTCGCTGCACGCGGCGACGTCGACCTTCCTGGGCGAGGCCGTCCAGCGCACGCCGTTCGTCATCGGCATCGCCGGCTCGGTCGCGGTCGGCAAGTCCACGACGGCCCGCGTCCTGCGCGAACTGCTGTCGCACTGGCCCGAGACGCCGCGCGTCGAACTCGTGACGACCGACGGGTTCCTGCTGCCGAACGCCGAGCTGGAACGGCGGGGCATCCTGCACCGCAAGGGCTTCCCGGAGAGCTACGACCGGCGGGCGCTGCTGCGGTTCCTCGCGGCCGTGAAGTCGGGGGTGCCCGAGGTGCGGGCACCGGTGTACTCCCACCTCGTCTACGACATCGTCCCCGGCGAGGAGATCCTCGTCCGCCGGCCGGACGTCCTCATCGTCGAGGGCCTCAACGTCCTGCAACCGGCGCGCGTGCGCGCCGACGGGACGCAGGGCGTCGCCGTCAGCGACTACTTCGACTTCTCCCTGTACGTCGACGCGCGCAGCGAGGACGTCCGCACCTGGTACGTGGACCGGTTCCTCGAGCTGCGGCGCACCGCGTTCTCCGACCCGCAGTCGTACTTCCACCGCTACGCCTCGTTCACCGACGACGAGGCCGTGGCGCGGGCGCGGGGCATCTGGAACGAGATCAACGGCCCCAACCTCGCCGAGAACGTGCTGCCGACGCGCGGCCGGGCCACCTGCGTGCTGCAGAAGGGGCCCGACCACTCGGTGCGTCAGGTGCGGTTGCGCAAGGTCTGA
- a CDS encoding GNAT family N-acetyltransferase: MLPALTLRSTSSTDPVRGAWAQDHFDRWYDALAAAEALDRPDPSTWRRGELRALLERGSSDERMHVLLAEENGDVVGVADVRCSLADNRHVAVVHVAVPPAHRRRGVGSALLAAALEVAAAEGRTTVRVRVDRPAERDPRSWPGSVAAARWGFGAGLLTARRQLPLPPAADRLAALEAATAPHATGYRVRAYAGPVPEADLEEMARLTARMSTDAPNGDLAVEPEHWDAERIREVEAVRVAQGRHQWLAVAQDVQGHLVAYTVLVRSDHEPERLIQLDTLVLAEHRGHRLGTLVKLACLRRALVDNPAAQRVSTWNAVSNAPMVAVNEALGFVLDEFLEELEAPLDRVVQTLRNRT; the protein is encoded by the coding sequence GTGCTCCCCGCCCTGACGCTCCGCTCGACGTCCTCGACCGACCCCGTGCGGGGCGCGTGGGCGCAGGACCACTTCGACCGCTGGTACGACGCGCTGGCGGCCGCGGAGGCGCTCGACCGGCCAGATCCCTCCACCTGGCGCCGCGGGGAGCTGCGGGCGCTGCTGGAACGCGGTTCGTCGGACGAGCGGATGCACGTGCTCCTCGCCGAGGAGAACGGTGACGTCGTGGGGGTGGCCGACGTCCGCTGCAGCCTGGCCGACAACCGGCACGTGGCCGTCGTGCACGTCGCCGTCCCGCCCGCCCACCGGCGTCGCGGGGTGGGGTCGGCGCTGCTGGCAGCGGCCCTGGAGGTGGCCGCGGCCGAGGGCCGGACGACCGTGCGGGTGCGCGTCGACCGCCCGGCCGAGCGCGACCCGCGGAGCTGGCCGGGATCCGTCGCCGCCGCGCGCTGGGGGTTCGGTGCCGGTCTGCTCACCGCCCGCCGGCAGCTGCCCCTCCCGCCGGCCGCCGACCGCCTCGCGGCGCTCGAGGCGGCGACCGCGCCGCACGCCACCGGGTACCGGGTGCGCGCCTACGCCGGGCCGGTGCCCGAGGCGGACCTGGAGGAGATGGCCCGCCTGACGGCCCGGATGAGCACCGACGCCCCCAACGGCGACCTCGCGGTCGAACCCGAGCACTGGGACGCCGAGCGCATTCGCGAGGTGGAGGCCGTCCGGGTGGCGCAGGGGCGCCACCAGTGGCTGGCGGTCGCCCAGGACGTGCAGGGACACCTCGTCGCCTACACGGTCCTCGTCCGCTCCGACCACGAACCGGAACGGCTCATCCAGCTCGACACCCTCGTGCTGGCCGAGCACCGCGGCCACCGCCTGGGGACGCTGGTGAAACTGGCCTGCTTGCGCCGGGCCCTCGTCGACAACCCTGCGGCGCAGCGGGTCTCGACGTGGAACGCGGTGTCGAACGCGCCGATGGTCGCCGTCAACGAGGCGCTCGGGTTCGTCCTCGACGAGTTCCTGGAGGAGCTCGAGGCGCCCCTGGACCGGGTGGTTCAGACCTTGCGCAACCGCACCTGA
- a CDS encoding holo-ACP synthase — MIIGIGIDVVDVARFRRQVERTPLLLERLFGDGERGLPAESLAARFAAKEAVAKALGAPVGLVWRDVVVEREDGHRPEIVVRGSAKKIAKEMGVATFHLSLSHDAGIATAMVVAESK; from the coding sequence GTGATCATCGGCATCGGGATCGACGTCGTGGACGTCGCCCGTTTCAGACGTCAGGTCGAGCGCACGCCGCTCCTGCTCGAACGGCTCTTCGGCGACGGTGAACGCGGCCTGCCCGCGGAGTCGCTCGCGGCGCGGTTCGCGGCCAAGGAGGCCGTCGCCAAGGCGCTCGGCGCGCCCGTCGGCCTCGTGTGGCGCGACGTCGTCGTCGAGCGCGAGGACGGGCACCGGCCGGAGATCGTCGTGCGGGGCAGCGCGAAGAAGATCGCCAAGGAGATGGGTGTGGCCACCTTCCACCTGTCCCTGTCGCACGACGCGGGCATCGCGACCGCCATGGTGGTCGCCGAGTCGAAGTGA
- the glmM gene encoding phosphoglucosamine mutase, producing MGRLFGTDGVRGLANVDLTAEMALGLAAAAATVLVDEGGTAHPRALVARDPRASGEFLSAAVVAGLASSGVDVLDIGVVPTPALAHLVDTSGADFGVMLSASHNAMPDNGLKIFARGGTKLPDDVEDRIEAAYRAGAPRRPTGSGVGRAHAGPDVEQDAQDSYVDHLLSTLPGGPGSLAGLHVVVDCANGAASAISPRVLREAGARVTTLYAAPDGLNINDGCGSTHLGPVTAAVVEHGADLGLAHDGDADRCLAVDAAGNAVDGDQIMAVLALALRDRGQLTEGTLVATVMSNLGLKLAMQREGVTVVETGVGDRYVLEALNAGGWSIGGEQSGHVVLPEHATTGDGVLTGLQLAARMAETGRTLADLASVVERLPQVLVNVRGVDKSRAGADAELLAAVAEAERELGETGRVLLRPSGTEPLVRVMVEAAHTQHAQDVADRLADVVRARLAL from the coding sequence GTGGGGCGGCTCTTCGGGACCGACGGTGTGCGGGGTCTGGCGAACGTCGACCTGACCGCCGAGATGGCGCTCGGGCTGGCGGCGGCCGCGGCCACCGTCCTCGTCGACGAGGGCGGGACGGCGCACCCGCGCGCCCTCGTGGCCCGCGACCCGCGCGCGTCCGGGGAGTTCCTGTCGGCCGCGGTCGTGGCCGGGCTGGCGAGCTCCGGCGTGGACGTCCTGGACATCGGCGTCGTCCCCACCCCTGCGCTGGCCCACCTCGTCGACACCTCCGGCGCCGACTTCGGCGTCATGCTCTCGGCCTCGCACAACGCCATGCCGGACAACGGGTTGAAGATCTTCGCCCGTGGCGGCACGAAGCTGCCCGACGACGTCGAGGACCGCATCGAGGCGGCCTACCGCGCGGGAGCCCCGCGCCGACCGACCGGGAGCGGCGTCGGGCGCGCCCACGCGGGCCCGGACGTCGAGCAGGACGCCCAGGACAGCTACGTCGACCACCTCCTGTCCACCCTGCCGGGGGGCCCCGGGTCCCTCGCGGGGCTGCACGTGGTCGTCGACTGCGCCAACGGCGCCGCCAGCGCCATCTCGCCGCGCGTCCTGCGCGAGGCCGGGGCGCGTGTCACGACGCTGTACGCCGCCCCCGACGGGCTGAACATCAACGACGGCTGCGGGTCCACGCACCTCGGCCCGGTGACGGCCGCCGTCGTCGAGCACGGCGCCGACCTGGGCCTCGCGCACGACGGGGACGCCGACCGCTGCCTCGCCGTCGACGCCGCCGGGAACGCCGTCGACGGCGACCAGATCATGGCCGTCCTCGCGCTGGCCCTGCGCGACCGCGGGCAGCTCACCGAGGGCACCCTCGTGGCGACGGTGATGAGCAACCTCGGCCTCAAGCTCGCCATGCAGCGCGAGGGCGTCACCGTCGTCGAGACGGGCGTCGGTGACCGGTACGTGCTGGAGGCGCTGAACGCCGGCGGCTGGAGCATCGGTGGGGAGCAGAGCGGTCACGTCGTCCTGCCCGAGCACGCGACGACGGGGGACGGCGTCCTCACGGGGTTGCAGCTGGCGGCGCGGATGGCCGAGACGGGGCGCACCCTCGCCGACCTCGCCTCCGTCGTGGAGCGGCTGCCGCAGGTGCTCGTCAACGTCCGCGGCGTCGACAAGTCCCGTGCGGGCGCCGACGCCGAGCTGCTGGCCGCGGTCGCCGAGGCCGAGCGCGAGCTGGGGGAGACGGGCCGGGTGCTGCTGCGCCCCAGCGGGACCGAACCGCTCGTGCGGGTCATGGTCGAGGCCGCGCACACGCAGCACGCCCAGGACGTGGCCGACCGCTTGGCGGACGTCGTGCGGGCACGCCTGGCCTTGTGA
- the rplM gene encoding 50S ribosomal protein L13, which yields MRTFTPKPGDIDRRWLVIDAEDVVLGRLAVQAATLLRGKHKATFAPHVDGGDYVIIVNAAKVALTGSKREQKVAYRHSGYPGGLKATSYVELLDKNPEKAVEKAIRGMIPKNSLGRQVLSKLKVYAGPEHPHAAQQPETFTITQVAQ from the coding sequence GTGCGCACGTTCACCCCGAAGCCGGGCGACATCGACCGCCGTTGGCTCGTCATCGACGCGGAGGACGTCGTCCTGGGCCGTCTGGCCGTCCAGGCCGCCACCCTCCTGCGCGGCAAGCACAAGGCGACGTTCGCCCCGCACGTCGACGGTGGCGACTACGTCATCATCGTCAACGCCGCCAAGGTCGCCCTGACGGGCTCCAAGCGCGAGCAGAAGGTCGCCTACCGCCACTCGGGCTACCCGGGCGGCCTCAAGGCGACCAGCTACGTCGAGCTGCTCGACAAGAACCCGGAGAAGGCCGTCGAGAAGGCCATCCGCGGCATGATCCCCAAGAACTCGCTCGGCCGTCAGGTCCTGAGCAAGCTCAAGGTCTACGCGGGCCCCGAGCACCCGCACGCGGCGCAGCAGCCCGAGACCTTCACGATCACCCAGGTCGCGCAGTGA
- a CDS encoding ATP-binding cassette domain-containing protein, with product MAGTTGGHVDVAGLSHELPDGRPLLSEVSFRVADGSTTALIGPNGTGKTTLLRLVAGDEPVQEGSVNRSGGLGVMRQFVGSVRDGTTVAELLVSVAPAPLREAFAAVEAAEAAMVEQETEKSQLRYAQALADFGDAGGYEQEVLWDECTHAALGVSFDTCRNRLVRTLSGGEQKRLVLEALLRGPEGVLLLDEPDNYLDVPGKRWLEEQLRTTPKSVLLVSHDRELLAAAADRIVTLEPGAVGAVSWTHGGSFADYGAARQARGERLEELRRRWDEERVKLRTLVVTLREKSKFNDGMSSRYAAAQTRLAKFEEAGPPQAPPVAQDVRMRLRGGRTGKRAVVVEGLELTGLMQPFDAELWLGDRVAVLGSNGSGKSHFLRLLAAGGSDPDAEHRPVDEHVPDPVHHRGAVRLGARVRPGWFAQTHEQPALVGRSLLDVLHRGNSHRDGLDREAASRALDRYGLAEAAEQLFENLSGGQQARLQILLLELSGATLLLLDEPTDNLDLHSAEALEQALAAFEGTVVAVTHDRWFARGFDRFLLFGEDGRVVETPEPVWDVRRVERVR from the coding sequence GTGGCTGGAACAACGGGTGGGCACGTCGACGTCGCAGGGCTGAGCCACGAGCTCCCCGACGGGCGGCCCCTGCTGAGCGAGGTGTCCTTCCGTGTCGCGGACGGGTCGACCACCGCTCTCATCGGTCCCAACGGCACGGGGAAGACGACGCTGCTGCGGCTCGTCGCGGGCGACGAGCCGGTCCAGGAGGGGTCGGTCAACCGCAGCGGTGGCCTCGGCGTCATGCGCCAGTTCGTCGGCTCGGTCCGCGACGGCACGACCGTGGCCGAGCTGCTCGTCTCCGTCGCCCCCGCGCCCCTGCGGGAGGCCTTCGCGGCCGTCGAGGCGGCGGAGGCGGCCATGGTCGAGCAGGAGACCGAGAAGTCCCAGCTGCGGTACGCGCAGGCCCTGGCCGACTTCGGCGACGCCGGCGGCTACGAGCAGGAGGTGCTGTGGGACGAGTGCACCCACGCCGCCCTCGGGGTCTCCTTCGACACCTGCCGCAACCGGCTCGTGCGGACGCTGTCCGGGGGTGAGCAGAAGCGGCTCGTCCTGGAGGCGCTGCTGCGCGGTCCCGAGGGCGTCCTGCTCCTGGACGAGCCGGACAACTACCTGGACGTGCCCGGCAAGCGCTGGCTCGAGGAGCAGCTGCGCACCACGCCGAAGTCGGTGCTGCTCGTCAGCCACGACCGCGAGCTCCTCGCCGCCGCCGCCGACCGCATCGTGACGCTCGAACCGGGAGCGGTCGGGGCGGTCTCCTGGACGCACGGCGGCTCGTTCGCCGACTACGGCGCCGCCCGGCAGGCCCGCGGGGAGCGGCTGGAGGAGCTGCGCCGCCGCTGGGACGAGGAGCGCGTCAAGCTGCGCACGCTCGTCGTGACGCTGCGGGAGAAGTCGAAGTTCAACGACGGCATGTCCTCGCGCTACGCCGCCGCGCAGACGCGGCTGGCGAAGTTCGAGGAGGCGGGCCCGCCGCAGGCCCCGCCCGTCGCCCAGGACGTCCGCATGCGCCTGCGGGGCGGGCGCACCGGCAAGCGCGCCGTCGTCGTCGAGGGGCTGGAGCTGACCGGCCTCATGCAGCCGTTCGACGCCGAGCTGTGGCTGGGGGACCGCGTCGCCGTGCTGGGCTCCAACGGGTCGGGCAAGTCGCACTTCCTGCGGCTGCTGGCCGCCGGCGGGTCCGACCCGGACGCCGAGCACCGTCCGGTCGACGAGCACGTCCCCGACCCCGTGCACCACAGGGGCGCCGTGCGGCTCGGGGCGCGGGTGCGGCCGGGCTGGTTCGCCCAGACCCACGAGCAGCCGGCCCTCGTGGGCCGGTCCCTGCTCGACGTCCTGCACCGCGGCAACTCCCACCGCGACGGCCTCGACCGCGAGGCCGCCTCGCGGGCGCTGGACCGGTACGGGCTCGCCGAGGCGGCCGAGCAGCTCTTCGAGAACCTGTCCGGAGGCCAGCAGGCGAGGTTGCAGATCCTGCTGCTGGAGCTGTCCGGGGCCACCCTGCTCCTGCTGGACGAACCGACGGACAACCTCGACCTGCACTCGGCCGAGGCGCTCGAGCAGGCCCTGGCCGCCTTCGAGGGCACGGTCGTGGCCGTCACCCACGACCGGTGGTTCGCCCGCGGCTTCGACCGCTTCCTGCTGTTCGGGGAGGACGGCCGCGTCGTGGAGACCCCCGAGCCCGTGTGGGACGTGCGGCGCGTCGAGCGCGTCCGCTGA